A single Rhodoligotrophos defluvii DNA region contains:
- a CDS encoding strawberry notch-like NTP hydrolase domain-containing protein yields the protein MPTTAAAPRQGAALPLFSAQAPDKISGLFHAGTILARLLEKGRVLDTQLLRTAMEEALGASDAEGAWVWKDAYEAVEVAQVLFLQKFGPAMAAQAAASADLLAMLGRLAARVPSQTRRSEESQHLQQFSTPLTLGAVAARAAGIGPGDLVLEPSAGTGLLAVFAQIAGAALALNETAETRAGLLARLYREAPVTRHNAEQIHDHLPPGLRPSVVLMNPPFSASPAVAGRYRAATARHLGAALARLADGGRLVAITGNGFAPDNPTWRETFERWQERGRIVFSAGLAGKVYARHGTTAETRLTVIDKRPADAPSALPAIHGVADSVEALLALVEHHVPDRVPLPGAVARADGTKAVAVVTPRRSAVPVNGSPAPERTPPLRRPAHRLDAATAVELDYATRDWTPADKAITEALYEGYEVQSVVIAGARPHPTRLVQSAAMASVAPPKPRYRPHIPERLVTDGVLSDAQLESLIYAGEAHAGFLTGHYAVDETFDTVNAVDLETAGAVRFRRGWFLGDGTGAGKGRQVAGIILDNWLKGRRRALWISKSDKLIEDAVRDWTALGGAKSDIIALAQYRQGAAIQLGDAILFTTYATLRTQERQGKCSRVKQIVDWLGRDFDGVIVFDEAHAMANAGGDKSARGEKAPSQQGRAGLRLQNALANARVVYVSATGATTVNNLAYAARLGLWGTGDFPFASRVEFIAAMEAGGIAAMEVISRDLKALGLYASRALSYEGVVYEIVEHDLTPEQVSIYDAYADAFKIIHQNIEAALEAVNITGPEGTLNRNAKGAARSAFESNKQRFFNHLLTAMKCPTLIKAIERDLEAGHAVVVQVVSTGEALLDRRLAEIPAAEWSDIAVDITPREYVLDYLAHSFPTQLFEVFSDADGNLMSRPVYDADGNPVVSREAVERRDRLIEHLAALPPVQAALDQIVWHFGTEQVAEVTGRSKRVVRKAGAGGDRLCVESRPASANLGETQAFMDDEKRILVFSDAGGTGRSYHADLGARNRRLRIHYLLEPGWKADTAIQGLGRSNRTNQAQPPVFRPVATDVKGEKRFLSTIARRLDTLGAITRGQRQTGGQGLFRADDNLESPYAKAALRQFYQALHAGRIACCSLSAFAEHTGLELTDQDGSLKEDLPPITRFLNRMLALRIELQNALFEAFEARLESQIEGAIASGTYDVGVETLIAESFAITERRTVFTHAATGAETRSYRVRRKDRNRPLGLDAAHKVALRHHGELIVNPVSDRAAVRIPAPSRMYDDGSVEERVRLVRPMSRETMSVRDYAASRWEASQNTGFGTLWQKEVDETPPFSTTEFHVITGLLLPIWDRLPGDNMRVYRLQTDDGERVIGRLVTPEALGAVYAALGVDADHALSAEDVWAAVMERGASVALAGGLSLRRARIMDAERFEVAGFPAGAVDQLKALGLMSEIITWRLRLFIPTTDAGVAILGRLLDRHPFLQGTAQARI from the coding sequence ATGCCGACGACCGCTGCCGCGCCCCGCCAAGGGGCGGCGCTTCCCCTGTTCTCCGCTCAGGCCCCGGACAAGATCTCGGGGCTTTTCCATGCCGGGACTATCCTCGCCCGCCTCCTCGAGAAGGGCCGCGTCCTCGACACCCAGCTCCTGCGGACCGCCATGGAGGAGGCGCTCGGCGCCTCCGATGCCGAAGGCGCCTGGGTCTGGAAGGACGCCTATGAGGCTGTCGAGGTCGCCCAGGTCCTGTTCCTCCAGAAGTTCGGCCCGGCCATGGCCGCGCAGGCCGCGGCATCCGCCGACCTGCTCGCTATGCTGGGGCGGCTTGCCGCGCGCGTGCCCAGCCAGACCCGGCGTTCCGAAGAGTCCCAGCACCTCCAGCAGTTCTCCACGCCCCTCACGCTCGGCGCCGTCGCCGCCCGGGCGGCGGGGATCGGTCCCGGTGACCTCGTCCTGGAGCCTTCGGCCGGCACCGGCCTACTCGCCGTCTTCGCGCAGATAGCGGGCGCCGCGCTGGCGCTCAACGAGACCGCCGAGACCCGCGCCGGCCTTTTGGCCCGTCTCTACCGCGAGGCGCCGGTCACCCGCCACAACGCCGAGCAGATTCATGATCACCTGCCGCCCGGCCTGCGGCCGAGCGTGGTGCTCATGAACCCGCCGTTCTCGGCGTCGCCCGCCGTGGCGGGCCGTTACCGCGCCGCCACCGCCAGGCACCTCGGCGCGGCGCTCGCCCGTCTCGCGGACGGCGGCCGGCTGGTCGCGATCACCGGCAACGGCTTCGCGCCCGATAATCCGACCTGGCGCGAGACGTTCGAGCGGTGGCAGGAGAGGGGCCGCATTGTCTTCTCGGCCGGGCTCGCCGGCAAGGTCTATGCCCGGCATGGCACCACGGCCGAGACCCGGCTCACCGTGATCGACAAGCGGCCAGCAGACGCGCCGAGTGCGCTTCCGGCAATCCACGGCGTGGCCGACTCCGTCGAGGCTCTCCTCGCGCTGGTCGAGCATCACGTTCCCGACCGCGTGCCGCTGCCCGGCGCCGTCGCCCGCGCCGATGGCACCAAAGCCGTGGCCGTTGTCACGCCGCGGCGCTCCGCCGTTCCGGTTAACGGATCGCCCGCGCCCGAGCGCACGCCGCCGCTGCGCCGGCCGGCGCACCGGCTCGATGCCGCGACCGCGGTCGAGCTCGATTATGCGACCCGCGACTGGACGCCGGCCGACAAGGCGATCACCGAGGCGCTCTACGAGGGCTACGAGGTGCAGTCCGTCGTCATTGCCGGCGCCAGGCCGCATCCGACCAGGCTCGTCCAGTCCGCCGCCATGGCCTCGGTGGCGCCGCCCAAGCCCCGCTACCGGCCTCACATCCCCGAACGGCTCGTCACCGACGGCGTCCTCTCCGACGCCCAGCTCGAGAGCCTGATCTATGCCGGCGAGGCCCATGCGGGCTTCCTCACCGGCCATTATGCTGTCGACGAGACCTTCGACACGGTGAACGCCGTTGACCTCGAAACCGCGGGCGCCGTGCGCTTCCGGCGCGGCTGGTTCCTGGGCGACGGCACCGGCGCCGGCAAGGGCCGCCAGGTCGCCGGTATCATCCTCGACAACTGGCTCAAGGGCCGGCGCCGGGCGCTCTGGATCTCCAAGTCAGACAAGCTGATCGAGGACGCGGTGCGCGACTGGACCGCGCTCGGCGGCGCCAAGAGCGACATCATCGCGCTCGCGCAGTACCGGCAGGGCGCCGCCATCCAGCTCGGCGACGCCATCCTCTTCACCACCTACGCGACCCTGCGGACCCAGGAGCGCCAGGGCAAATGTTCGCGGGTCAAGCAGATCGTCGACTGGCTGGGGCGTGACTTCGACGGCGTCATCGTCTTCGACGAGGCGCACGCCATGGCCAACGCCGGCGGTGACAAGAGCGCCCGCGGCGAGAAGGCGCCCTCGCAGCAGGGCCGGGCGGGCCTGCGTTTGCAGAACGCCCTCGCCAATGCCCGTGTCGTCTACGTCTCCGCGACCGGCGCCACCACGGTCAACAACCTCGCCTATGCCGCCCGGCTCGGTCTCTGGGGCACGGGCGACTTCCCCTTCGCTTCGCGGGTCGAGTTCATCGCCGCCATGGAGGCGGGCGGCATCGCCGCGATGGAGGTGATCTCGCGCGACCTCAAGGCGCTCGGCCTCTACGCCTCCCGCGCGCTCTCCTACGAGGGTGTCGTCTACGAGATCGTCGAGCACGACCTGACGCCGGAGCAGGTCTCCATCTATGACGCCTATGCCGACGCCTTCAAGATCATCCACCAGAACATCGAGGCGGCGCTCGAAGCCGTCAACATCACGGGTCCCGAAGGCACCTTGAACCGCAACGCCAAGGGCGCCGCGCGCTCGGCCTTCGAGTCCAACAAGCAGCGCTTCTTCAACCATCTCCTGACCGCCATGAAGTGCCCGACCTTGATCAAGGCGATCGAGCGCGACCTCGAGGCCGGTCACGCCGTCGTGGTGCAGGTGGTCTCGACCGGCGAGGCGCTGCTCGACCGGCGGCTCGCCGAAATCCCGGCCGCCGAATGGTCGGACATCGCGGTCGACATCACGCCGCGCGAGTACGTCCTCGACTATCTCGCCCACTCCTTCCCGACGCAGCTCTTCGAGGTCTTCTCCGACGCGGACGGCAACCTCATGTCGCGGCCGGTCTACGACGCCGACGGCAACCCGGTCGTCTCGCGCGAAGCGGTCGAGCGGCGCGACCGCCTGATCGAGCATCTGGCCGCGCTGCCGCCGGTCCAGGCGGCGCTCGACCAGATCGTCTGGCACTTCGGGACAGAGCAGGTGGCCGAAGTTACCGGGCGATCGAAGCGCGTCGTGCGCAAGGCCGGCGCCGGCGGCGACCGGCTCTGCGTCGAGAGCCGGCCAGCCTCGGCCAATCTCGGCGAGACGCAGGCCTTCATGGACGACGAGAAGCGCATCCTCGTCTTCTCCGATGCCGGGGGCACCGGGCGCAGCTACCACGCCGATCTCGGGGCCAGGAACCGGCGCCTGCGCATCCACTACCTGCTGGAGCCCGGCTGGAAGGCGGACACCGCAATCCAGGGGCTCGGGCGCTCCAACCGCACCAACCAGGCCCAGCCGCCGGTGTTCCGGCCGGTCGCCACCGACGTCAAGGGCGAGAAGCGGTTCCTCTCGACCATCGCCCGCCGGCTCGACACGCTCGGCGCCATCACCCGCGGCCAGCGCCAGACCGGCGGCCAGGGCCTGTTCCGGGCCGACGACAATCTCGAGAGCCCCTATGCCAAGGCGGCGCTGCGGCAGTTCTACCAGGCACTCCACGCCGGGCGCATCGCCTGCTGCTCGCTATCCGCCTTCGCCGAGCACACCGGGCTCGAGCTGACCGACCAGGACGGCAGCCTCAAGGAGGACCTGCCGCCGATCACCCGCTTCCTCAACCGCATGCTGGCGCTGCGCATCGAACTGCAGAACGCGCTCTTCGAGGCGTTCGAGGCGCGGCTCGAGTCCCAGATCGAGGGCGCCATCGCGTCGGGCACCTACGATGTCGGCGTCGAGACGCTGATCGCCGAGAGTTTCGCGATCACCGAGCGGCGCACCGTCTTTACCCATGCCGCCACCGGCGCTGAGACGCGGAGCTACCGGGTCCGGCGCAAGGACCGCAACCGGCCGCTCGGCTTGGATGCGGCCCACAAGGTCGCACTGCGGCACCATGGCGAGCTGATCGTCAACCCCGTCTCCGACCGCGCCGCCGTGCGCATCCCCGCGCCCAGCCGCATGTACGATGACGGCAGCGTCGAAGAGCGCGTGCGCCTGGTCCGGCCCATGAGCCGCGAGACCATGAGCGTTCGCGACTACGCAGCCTCACGCTGGGAGGCCTCGCAGAACACCGGCTTCGGAACCCTCTGGCAGAAGGAGGTCGACGAGACTCCTCCGTTCTCGACGACCGAGTTCCACGTCATCACCGGGCTCCTGCTGCCGATCTGGGACCGTCTGCCCGGCGACAACATGCGCGTCTACCGGCTGCAAACCGACGACGGCGAGCGGGTCATCGGCCGCCTTGTGACTCCCGAGGCCTTGGGCGCCGTCTATGCCGCGCTCGGTGTCGACGCCGACCACGCGCTCTCGGCGGAGGACGTCTGGGCCGCGGTCATGGAGCGCGGCGCCAGCGTCGCCCTTGCCGGCGGCCTGAGCCTGCGCCGCGCCCGCATCATGGACGCCGAGCGCTTCGAGGTCGCGGGCTTCCCGGCGGGCGCCGTCGATCAGCTCAAGGCGCTCGGCCTGATGAGCGAGATCATCACCTGGCGGCTGCGCCTCTTCATTCCCACGACGGATGCGGGCGTTGCCATTCTCGGCCGGCTCCTCGACCGCCACCCGTTTCTTCAGGGCACCGCGCAGGCGCGGATTTGA
- a CDS encoding DUF2958 domain-containing protein — protein MKLITKEIERRLLENGRRPDEDHRPVVKFFDPCGAATWLIIQMDPDEPDILFGLCDLGLGFPELGPVRLSELESVKGRLGLGIERDLYFEARYPLSVYTEAARVVGSIVTATRLLDDAALRLGHPLNRSNDGDTP, from the coding sequence ATGAAGCTCATCACCAAGGAGATCGAGCGCCGGCTGCTCGAGAATGGCCGCAGGCCCGACGAGGACCACCGGCCGGTGGTCAAGTTCTTCGACCCCTGCGGCGCCGCCACCTGGCTCATCATCCAGATGGACCCGGACGAGCCCGACATCCTGTTCGGGCTCTGCGATCTCGGGCTCGGCTTTCCCGAGCTCGGCCCCGTGCGCCTGAGCGAGCTCGAAAGCGTCAAGGGCCGGCTCGGCCTCGGCATCGAGCGCGACCTCTATTTCGAGGCCCGATACCCCTTGAGCGTCTATACCGAGGCCGCCCGCGTGGTCGGTTCGATCGTCACCGCGACGCGGCTGCTCGACGACGCGGCGCTCCGCCTCGGCCATCCCCTCAACCGCTCGAACGACGGAGACACGCCATGA
- a CDS encoding MerR family transcriptional regulator yields the protein MAAKRDFSIGALSQRTGVKIETIRYYEKIALLPPPPRTQGGHRLYPDDHLKRLSFIRRSRELGFTLDEIRNLLDLVEGGYSCDEVKGAALTHLKDIRRKISDLRRMERTLAETAARCEGGSTPDCPIVDVLFATGPSGRSTAG from the coding sequence TTGGCGGCAAAACGGGATTTCAGCATCGGGGCGCTGTCGCAACGGACCGGCGTCAAAATCGAGACGATCCGGTATTACGAGAAGATCGCGCTTTTGCCGCCACCGCCACGCACCCAGGGCGGCCACCGACTCTATCCGGACGATCACCTCAAGCGGCTGTCCTTCATCCGGCGCAGCCGCGAGTTGGGATTCACCCTCGACGAAATTCGCAACCTGCTCGACCTGGTCGAAGGCGGCTATAGCTGCGACGAGGTGAAAGGCGCCGCCCTCACGCACTTGAAGGACATCCGCCGCAAGATTTCCGATCTCCGGCGCATGGAACGGACTCTCGCAGAGACAGCCGCCCGCTGCGAAGGCGGAAGTACACCGGATTGCCCGATCGTGGACGTGCTCTTTGCAACTGGCCCTTCCGGACGCAGCACGGCCGGATGA
- a CDS encoding mercuric transporter MerT family protein produces the protein MRAWVNGTAGLGAAFISLVTGLGAVAASSCCVLPLALSVVGFGGAWLSGVSELVFYRPYFLIAAAVTLAMGWVVVLRRRPIVCTADDACARPQRSWLTFGTLGLSTLLVGVAAAWSWIGPAVMAALLRLAEGTA, from the coding sequence ATGCGGGCTTGGGTCAACGGAACGGCTGGACTCGGCGCGGCGTTCATCAGCCTGGTCACGGGCTTGGGCGCGGTCGCCGCTTCGTCCTGCTGCGTCCTGCCACTCGCGCTTTCTGTCGTCGGATTCGGCGGCGCATGGCTCAGCGGGGTGAGCGAGCTGGTTTTCTACCGGCCCTATTTCCTGATCGCGGCGGCCGTCACCCTCGCCATGGGCTGGGTCGTGGTCCTGCGGCGGCGGCCGATCGTCTGCACGGCAGACGACGCGTGCGCCCGGCCTCAGCGGAGTTGGCTGACCTTCGGCACGCTAGGCCTGTCTACGCTACTGGTCGGCGTAGCCGCGGCATGGAGCTGGATCGGGCCCGCCGTGATGGCCGCCCTACTCCGGTTGGCGGAGGGGACAGCTTGA
- the merF gene encoding mercury resistance system transport protein MerF, with product MNDRNLLQVGIIGTVVVALRCFTPILVILLGVVGLSAPGGWLDYVLLPALAMFIGSTAYALWRRQRTI from the coding sequence TTGAACGACCGGAACCTACTGCAGGTCGGAATCATCGGCACCGTCGTAGTGGCGCTGCGTTGCTTTACGCCGATTCTGGTGATCCTGCTCGGTGTCGTAGGATTGTCGGCGCCCGGCGGGTGGCTGGATTACGTGCTGTTGCCCGCCCTCGCAATGTTCATCGGAAGCACGGCTTACGCGCTTTGGAGAAGGCAACGAACAATATGA
- a CDS encoding GDCCVxC domain-containing (seleno)protein, with product MTELQSTIACPACGHRQTEVMPTNTCQFFYDCKSCGVVLRPHRGDCCVFCSFGSVPCPPVQAARRTGAESGTCCAT from the coding sequence ATGACGGAGCTGCAATCGACCATTGCCTGCCCGGCTTGCGGGCACCGGCAGACGGAAGTCATGCCGACGAACACCTGCCAGTTCTTCTATGACTGCAAGAGCTGCGGCGTGGTGCTGCGGCCGCATCGGGGCGATTGCTGCGTGTTCTGCTCGTTCGGCTCGGTCCCCTGCCCGCCGGTGCAGGCGGCTCGCCGGACGGGTGCTGAATCCGGAACTTGCTGCGCAACCTGA
- a CDS encoding dihydrolipoyl dehydrogenase family protein produces MTEKFDLIVIGTGTAARVAAMRCRAAGWTVAVIDCRPFGGTCALRGCDPKKMLVGGASALDHARRMEGKGIVSDGLHIAWPGLIAFKRSFTDPVPQRHEEGYAAKGIVTFHGQARFTGRNSIAVEGQTLEARHILIATGARPVTLGLPGEEHLITNEEFLALEALPQRIVMVGGGYIAAEFSHIAARAGAQVTLLQRGERMLTHFEPELVGWLMERFQVIGIDVRTGTTVEGVEKTGSGYRVNASSGGQVVTVETDLVVHAAGRVPAIDSLDLKAAMVAVKDGRLQLNEHLQSVSNPAVYAAGDAANSGPPLTPVSSHDAKIVAANLLEGNRHKPDYRGVPSVAFTIPPIAAVGLSEAEARRKGLKFRVQTQKASDWFTARQAAEPVYVFKTMVEDGTERILGAHLVGPHANEVINLFALAIRHGLTAEALKSTMFAYPTGASDIGYML; encoded by the coding sequence GTGACTGAAAAGTTCGACCTCATCGTGATCGGGACGGGCACGGCGGCGCGGGTTGCGGCCATGCGCTGCCGTGCGGCTGGCTGGACCGTCGCCGTGATCGACTGCCGTCCGTTCGGCGGCACCTGCGCCCTGCGCGGCTGCGATCCGAAGAAGATGCTCGTCGGCGGGGCCTCCGCCCTCGACCATGCCCGGCGCATGGAGGGTAAGGGCATTGTGTCGGATGGGCTACATATCGCCTGGCCGGGGCTGATCGCCTTCAAGCGCAGCTTCACCGATCCGGTGCCGCAGAGGCATGAGGAAGGCTATGCCGCAAAGGGCATTGTCACCTTCCACGGACAGGCACGGTTCACCGGCCGGAACAGCATCGCGGTCGAGGGGCAGACGCTCGAAGCCCGGCACATCCTGATCGCCACGGGGGCACGGCCGGTAACGCTCGGCCTTCCCGGCGAGGAGCACCTGATCACGAATGAAGAGTTCCTTGCCCTCGAGGCGCTGCCGCAGCGGATCGTCATGGTCGGCGGCGGCTACATCGCCGCCGAGTTCTCGCATATCGCGGCGCGGGCTGGGGCGCAGGTCACGCTGCTGCAACGGGGCGAGCGCATGCTGACCCATTTCGAGCCGGAGCTGGTCGGCTGGCTCATGGAGAGGTTCCAGGTAATCGGGATCGACGTGCGGACCGGAACAACCGTCGAGGGTGTCGAGAAGACCGGGAGCGGATATCGAGTGAACGCCTCATCGGGCGGGCAGGTCGTTACCGTCGAGACGGACTTGGTGGTTCATGCGGCGGGCCGCGTGCCCGCTATTGACAGCCTCGATCTGAAGGCCGCCATGGTGGCGGTGAAGGATGGCCGTTTGCAGCTCAACGAACACCTACAAAGCGTCTCAAACCCGGCTGTCTATGCGGCAGGAGATGCCGCCAACTCAGGCCCGCCACTCACGCCAGTATCGAGCCATGATGCCAAGATCGTGGCCGCGAACCTGCTGGAAGGGAACCGGCACAAGCCCGACTATCGTGGTGTCCCAAGCGTCGCTTTCACGATTCCGCCCATTGCGGCCGTAGGCCTCAGTGAGGCGGAAGCGCGCCGGAAAGGCCTCAAATTCCGCGTGCAGACGCAGAAGGCTTCCGACTGGTTTACGGCTCGACAAGCGGCCGAGCCGGTCTATGTCTTCAAGACAATGGTCGAGGACGGGACCGAGCGCATCCTTGGCGCGCATCTCGTCGGCCCGCACGCCAATGAGGTCATCAATCTCTTCGCTCTGGCGATCCGCCATGGGCTGACGGCCGAGGCCCTGAAATCCACCATGTTCGCCTACCCGACCGGGGCCTCGGACATCGGCTATATGCTGTAA
- the dmeF gene encoding CDF family Co(II)/Ni(II) efflux transporter DmeF, protein MHSDSVESWRHEHVFLGVDHDRNERRTWIVIALTAVMMVGEIIAGAMFGSMALLADGFHMATHAGALTIAAVAYLYARRHAHDAHFTFGTGKLGELAGYSSAVILAVIALLIGFESVLRLTAPIPIQFNEAIAVAILGLLVNLASAWLLRDGDHHDRQHHDHGWHDDHRRGHAHGHQDHNLHSAYFHVLTDALTSVLAIIGLLAGRFYGWLWMDPLMGIVGGVVIARWSWGLLRGAGAVLLDTVPDSALSERIRHTLEQGGDRVSDLHLWRIGPGHMAVIVSVVSDRPQAPGYYKAKLQGLSQLSHVTIETHRCEHVRQAA, encoded by the coding sequence ATGCACTCTGATTCCGTCGAATCCTGGCGGCACGAGCATGTCTTCCTGGGTGTGGATCATGACCGTAACGAGCGGCGGACCTGGATTGTCATTGCCCTGACGGCCGTGATGATGGTGGGAGAGATCATCGCCGGGGCCATGTTCGGGTCGATGGCGCTGCTCGCCGATGGCTTCCACATGGCGACCCATGCCGGGGCGCTGACGATTGCGGCTGTCGCCTATCTCTATGCCCGCCGCCATGCCCATGACGCGCACTTCACCTTCGGAACCGGCAAGCTCGGAGAGCTGGCCGGATATTCGAGCGCGGTCATCCTGGCGGTCATCGCCCTGCTGATCGGCTTCGAGTCCGTGCTCCGCCTGACCGCTCCTATCCCGATCCAGTTCAACGAGGCCATCGCCGTGGCCATTCTGGGCTTGCTCGTCAATCTGGCGAGCGCCTGGCTGCTCCGCGATGGTGATCATCACGATCGTCAGCACCATGACCATGGTTGGCACGATGATCACCGGCGCGGGCATGCGCATGGTCATCAGGATCACAACCTGCATTCGGCCTATTTCCACGTCCTCACAGACGCCCTGACCTCTGTTCTGGCGATTATCGGCCTTCTCGCCGGGCGATTTTACGGCTGGCTGTGGATGGACCCGCTCATGGGCATTGTGGGAGGTGTCGTGATTGCCCGTTGGTCATGGGGCCTGCTACGCGGCGCGGGGGCGGTCCTGCTCGACACGGTGCCGGACAGCGCTTTGTCGGAGCGGATCCGTCATACGCTCGAACAGGGCGGGGATCGGGTCTCCGATCTGCATCTGTGGCGGATCGGTCCCGGCCATATGGCGGTGATCGTATCGGTCGTATCCGATCGTCCCCAAGCACCCGGCTATTACAAAGCGAAGCTCCAGGGGCTGTCGCAGCTCTCGCACGTAACCATTGAAACCCACCGCTGCGAACACGTGCGGCAAGCGGCATGA
- a CDS encoding metal-sensing transcriptional repressor produces the protein MSHADNPDILKRLRRAEGHLASVVRMVAEGRDGLAIAQQMQAVIRALEKTKQMLILDHIDHHLGEVTGPLPPDVQQKIAAFREITKYL, from the coding sequence ATGAGTCACGCAGACAATCCGGACATCCTCAAGCGTCTTCGCCGCGCTGAAGGCCACCTCGCATCCGTCGTCCGCATGGTCGCGGAGGGACGGGACGGGCTAGCCATCGCCCAGCAGATGCAGGCGGTGATCAGGGCCCTTGAAAAGACGAAGCAGATGCTGATTCTCGACCACATCGACCACCATCTGGGCGAGGTCACCGGACCGCTGCCGCCTGACGTGCAGCAGAAGATCGCGGCGTTTCGCGAGATCACGAAATACCTTTGA
- a CDS encoding IS630 family transposase (programmed frameshift), giving the protein MTRPLSLDLRQRVVDAINAGQSCRAAAARFGIAPSAAVKWHRLWRETGSVAPRAQGGDRRSERIEALGSAIFAMVEEAAHITLAEISERLAVEHGERFAPSTVHRFFRRHGWTFKKKSAHAAEQERADVAAARQAWFEAQPDLDPERLVFIDETWLNTKMTRLRGRAPRGERLRSPIPHGHWRTTTFVAGLRLSGIDAPMVIDGAINGDSFLAYVRQVLGPTLRPGDVVIMDNLGSHKGVAVREAIEAAGAELRFLPPYSPDCNPIENAFAELKALVRKAAARTRDALWNAVATALDAFTPDQCRNFFTAAGYEPK; this is encoded by the exons ATGACCAGACCTCTCTCCCTCGATCTCAGGCAGCGTGTCGTGGACGCGATCAACGCGGGCCAGAGTTGCCGTGCGGCAGCGGCCCGGTTCGGCATCGCCCCGTCGGCGGCGGTGAAGTGGCACCGGCTCTGGCGCGAGACAGGATCGGTGGCGCCGCGGGCGCAAGGCGGGGACCGGCGCTCCGAGCGGATCGAGGCGCTCGGTTCCGCGATCTTCGCCATGGTCGAGGAGGCGGCGCACATCACGCTGGCCGAGATCTCCGAGCGCCTCGCGGTCGAGCACGGCGAGCGTTTCGCCCCCTCGACCGTGCACCGCTTCTTCCGCCGCCACGGCTGGACGTTCA AAAAAAAGTCGGCCCACGCCGCCGAACAGGAGCGCGCCGACGTCGCCGCCGCCCGCCAGGCCTGGTTCGAGGCGCAACCGGACCTGGACCCCGAACGGCTCGTCTTCATCGATGAGACCTGGCTGAACACGAAGATGACCAGGCTCCGCGGCCGGGCGCCGCGAGGCGAGCGCCTGCGATCCCCGATCCCGCACGGGCACTGGCGCACCACGACCTTTGTCGCCGGGTTGAGGCTGTCGGGGATCGACGCGCCGATGGTGATCGACGGAGCGATCAACGGCGACAGCTTCCTCGCCTATGTCCGGCAGGTTCTCGGGCCGACGCTCCGGCCGGGCGACGTAGTGATCATGGACAATCTCGGCAGCCACAAGGGCGTCGCCGTGCGCGAGGCCATCGAGGCTGCCGGCGCGGAGCTCCGCTTCCTGCCGCCCTACAGCCCCGACTGCAATCCGATCGAGAACGCCTTCGCCGAGCTCAAGGCCCTCGTCCGCAAGGCCGCCGCCCGCACCCGCGACGCCCTCTGGAACGCCGTCGCCACCGCGCTCGATGCCTTCACACCCGACCAATGCCGGAACTTCTTCACCGCCGCAGGTTATGAACCCAAATGA